The Trichomycterus rosablanca isolate fTriRos1 chromosome 22, fTriRos1.hap1, whole genome shotgun sequence genome has a window encoding:
- the clec19a gene encoding C-type lectin domain family 19 member A, whose amino-acid sequence MLCWELCLALLVISLQVWALPSTNIKITQALPLQLPDSSQPAICPLFWTEFEGFCYRFFPLNRTWAEADLYCAEFSNGHRSGKLTSIHSWEENVFVYDLVNSRVPGIPTDIWIGLHDRRQEGTMEWTDGSPYEFSYWDGNQPDDGIHRIPEVEDCVEIWYRQDSALRSWNDNSCDHSFPFVCKIPTLDN is encoded by the exons ATGCTCTGTTGGGAACTGTGCTTGGCTTTGCTCGTTATCAGCCTCCAGGTTTGGGCTCTTCCTTCAACCAACATCAAGATCACACAAG CTCTGCCACTGCAACTGCCGGACTCCAGCCAGCCTGCGATCTGCCCGCTCTTCTGGACCGAATTCGAGGGTTTCTGCTACCGTTTCTTCCCTCTAAACCGCACGTGGGCCGAGGCCGACCTGTACTGCGCCGAGTTCTCCAACGGACACAGATCGGGCAAACTCACCTCCATCCACAG CTGGGAGGAGAACGTGTTCGTGTATGATCTGGTGAACAGCCGGGTACCCGGGATACCTACCGATATCTGGATTGGCCTGCATGATAGGAGACAG GAGGGCACCATGGAGTGGACGGACGGCTCACCGTACGAGTTCAGTTACTGGGATGGAAACCAACCCGATGACGGGATCCACCGGATCCCTGAGGTGGAGGACTGTGTTGAGATCTGGTACAGGCAGGACAGCG cgcTCAGGTCCTGGAACGACAACAGCTGCGATCATTCCTTCCCCTTCGTCTGTAAAATCCCCACGCTGGACAACTAG
- the syt17 gene encoding synaptotagmin-17, whose amino-acid sequence MAYTQLEPVSEGLLSTLTDFLLCRRSCRSCWQWCWECACCQPSDEELEILGPFPAQTPSWLVHDCNDEKDSNFHCMGSDHIPPDNHYSSSPGCTSPSSRCSSSENSRSTFSLARQLSSLDSRRPSSPLVDTKPVEFWAMSPRKEAVQPLRKPAPPPDDYFRKLEPRLYSTGSVGEDVDSLSDEELVLRYQLGLLHFSMQYDLVRGQLSVRVIEARDLPPPGAGMAHSNPYVKMSLLPDHKNSRQTGVKRKTQNPVFEERFTFELPFLEAQRRTLLLSVLDFDKFSRHCVIGKVTLSLSEVDLVKGGHWWKALVPSSQNEVELGELLLSLNYLPSAGRLNVDVIRAKQLLQTDMCQGSDPFVKVQLVSGLKLVKTKKTSCMRGTIDPYYNESFSFRVPHEELSEVSLVFTVYGHNVKSSNDFVGRIVIGQFSTGPAETTHWRRLLRSQRTPVEQWHSLRSRAECDRVSPASLEVT is encoded by the exons TTGGAACCCGTCAGTGAG GGTCTTCTGTCCACACTGACAGATTTCCTGCTGTGCCGCCGGTCATGCCGCTCATGTTGGCAGTGGTGTTGGGAATGTGCTTGCTGTCAGCCCAGCGATGAGGAACTGGAGATTCTTGGGCCCTTTCCTGCACAGACTCCCTCCTGGCT tGTACACGACTGTAACGATGAGAAAGATTCAAACTTTCACTGCATGGGTTCGGATCACATCCCTCCAGACAACCACTACAGCAGCAGTCCCGGGTGTACCAGCCCGAGCAGCAGGTGCTCCAGCTCCGAGAACTCCAGATCCACCTTCAGCCTGGCGCGCCAGCTCTCCA GTCTGGACTCACGACGGCCCAGCTCCCCTCTGGTGGACACCAAGCCTGTTGAATTCTGGGCCATGTCTCCCAGGAAGGAGGCGGTGCAGCCTCTCAGAAAACCCGCGCCTCCTCCGGACGACTACTTCCGCAAGCTGGAGCCGCGACTGTACTCGACGGGGTCCGTCGGGGAGGACGTGGACTCGCTGAGCGACGAGGAGCTGGTGCTGCGCTATCAGCTCGGCCTGCTGCACTTCAGCATGCAGTACGACCTCGTGCGCGGCCAGCTGAGCGTCCGGGTGATCGAGGCGCGGGACCTGCCTCCTCCCGGCGCCGGCATGGCGCACTCCAACCCCTACGTGAAGATGAGCCTGCTGCCCGACCACAAGAACTCGCGGCAGACCGGGGTCAAGAGGAAGACGCAGAATCCGGTGTTCGAGGAGCGCTTCACCTTCGAGCTGCCCTTCCTGGAGGCCCAGCGCCGGACGCTGCTGCTCTCGGTGCTGGACTTCGACAAGTTTTCGCGGCACTGTGTCATCGGCAAGGTGACGCTCTCGCTTAGCGAGGTGGACCTGGTGAAGGGCGGGCACTGGTGGAAAGCCCTCGTGCCCAGTTCTCAG AATGAGGTGGAACTGGGTGAACTGCTGCTGTCCCTAAACTATCTGCCGAGCGCCGGCAGGCTCAACGTAGACGTCATCAGGGCCAAACAGCTGCTCCAGACCGACATGTGCCAGGGCTCAG ATCCCTTCGTGAAGGTGCAGTTGGTGTCTGGATTAAAGCTGGTGAAGACAAAGAAGACGTCCTGTATGAGGGGGACTATCGACCCCTACTATAACGAGTCCTTCAGCTTCCGGGTCCCTCATGAGGAACTGAGTGAAGTCAGCCTCGTGTTCACAG TGTACGGCCACAACGTGAAGAGCAGCAACGACTTCGTGGGACGCATCGTCATCGGTCAGTTCTCCACCGGGCCAGCGGAGACCACGCACTGGCGGCGTTTACTGCGCTCCCAGCGTACGCCGGTGGAACAGTGGCACAGCCTCCGATCTCGCGCCGAGTGTGACCGCGTCTCACCCGCCTCGCTGGAGGTCACGTGA